From one Novosphingobium sp. genomic stretch:
- a CDS encoding TonB-dependent receptor, with the protein MAKNAFHARCRGDLSRLALAACVLPALLVPVLTHADTAPVAPAEADAAAPVDDILVTARRRNEKSQDVPVAISAFSNKQIEATRTYNLRDLQSLTPSLVVTVTNPRNTSINIRGLGNNVSVYNDGLEPAVGVYQDGVYLARPGQAVFDMADLDHIEVLRGPQGTLFGKNTSAGAVVINTKAPTFKTEAGGDVSRGNYDYTQVHAYLSGPLIADKLAARLFVSKTDRDGYTTNIHDGSHGQDYHDFSLRGQLLFTPSDNFKLRIIGDYGNQHSNTAASVLTGVIRSYTNGTNFANNFTDRAKAVGYSPITADPSARLVDNDGLQNYRMNQHGVSATADLSLNNATITSVTAYRAWNWYPHNDGDNTSLDAGRDFHQSNNQKQFSQELRIASAGAHRLDYVAGVYYLYQQIKAEALNAYGAQAGAWYAPTSDQQAAAAGLNNYTILSHSSPVTNSYAAFAQTVWHVVPNVDLTTGLRYTYETKTGWFDQTASGADLSGLTLAQQTIAQTLRARYGVANSFTARTSAGRLSGQATLSWKITPDVLTYATYSRGNKFGGLNLANIVTTGAYAANPVIGPETINSYEVGLKTSWLRGHLVANIDGFWTDDSNFQTTIVDVTRNNQSYFTNVGKVRSRGVEADLRGTVGDWLSLYASGTYDDAKYVSYANSPCPIEVTGQTLCNMSGRQLPGVSKWAGSVGGEAHAPLGRNFGHDTEGYLGADYSYRSSIYTTANDSIYSLIPAYGLLNLRFGIRAGDGRYDIQFWGRNITNKTYFLTLSADNFGAQRATLGDPRTYGVTLRTKF; encoded by the coding sequence ATGGCCAAGAATGCTTTTCACGCCCGCTGCCGGGGCGATCTGTCGCGTCTGGCGCTGGCCGCCTGTGTGCTGCCCGCGCTGCTGGTGCCGGTGCTGACCCATGCGGACACCGCGCCTGTTGCGCCCGCTGAGGCCGATGCCGCCGCGCCGGTGGATGACATTCTGGTCACCGCGCGCCGCCGCAACGAAAAGAGCCAGGACGTGCCCGTCGCGATCAGCGCCTTTTCCAACAAGCAGATCGAGGCGACCCGCACCTACAATCTGCGCGATCTGCAATCGCTGACCCCCAGCCTGGTGGTCACCGTCACCAATCCGCGCAACACCAGCATCAACATTCGCGGGCTGGGCAACAATGTCTCGGTCTACAATGACGGGCTGGAGCCGGCCGTCGGCGTCTATCAGGATGGCGTCTATCTGGCGCGCCCGGGGCAGGCGGTGTTCGATATGGCCGACCTCGACCATATCGAGGTGCTGCGCGGGCCGCAGGGAACGCTGTTCGGCAAGAACACCTCGGCGGGGGCGGTGGTGATCAACACCAAGGCGCCGACGTTCAAAACCGAGGCGGGCGGCGATGTCAGCCGGGGCAATTACGATTACACGCAGGTCCATGCCTATCTGAGCGGGCCGCTGATTGCCGATAAGTTGGCCGCGCGGCTGTTCGTGTCGAAGACCGACCGTGATGGCTACACGACCAACATTCATGACGGCAGCCATGGGCAGGATTATCACGATTTCAGCCTGCGCGGGCAGTTGCTCTTCACGCCGAGCGATAACTTCAAGCTGCGCATCATCGGCGACTATGGCAACCAGCACAGCAACACCGCCGCCAGCGTGCTGACCGGGGTGATCCGCAGCTACACCAACGGCACCAATTTCGCGAACAACTTCACCGACCGGGCGAAGGCGGTGGGCTACAGCCCGATCACCGCAGACCCTTCCGCGCGGCTGGTCGACAATGACGGGCTACAGAATTACCGGATGAACCAGCATGGCGTGTCGGCCACCGCCGATCTCAGCCTGAACAATGCGACCATCACCTCGGTCACCGCCTATCGCGCGTGGAACTGGTATCCGCACAATGATGGCGACAACACCAGCCTCGATGCCGGGCGCGATTTCCACCAGAGCAACAACCAGAAGCAGTTCAGTCAGGAACTGCGCATTGCTTCTGCAGGCGCGCATCGCTTGGATTATGTCGCGGGGGTCTATTACCTCTATCAGCAGATCAAGGCCGAGGCGCTGAACGCCTATGGCGCGCAGGCGGGTGCATGGTATGCGCCGACCAGCGATCAACAAGCCGCAGCGGCGGGGCTGAACAATTACACCATCTTGAGCCATTCCTCGCCGGTCACCAACTCTTACGCGGCTTTCGCCCAGACGGTGTGGCATGTGGTGCCCAATGTCGATCTGACCACCGGCCTGCGCTACACCTATGAGACCAAGACCGGCTGGTTCGACCAGACCGCCAGCGGCGCCGATCTCTCGGGCCTCACCCTCGCGCAGCAGACCATCGCCCAGACCCTGCGCGCGCGTTATGGTGTGGCCAATTCTTTCACGGCGCGCACCAGCGCCGGGCGCCTGTCGGGACAGGCGACGCTCTCGTGGAAGATCACGCCCGATGTGCTGACCTATGCCACCTATTCGCGCGGCAACAAGTTTGGCGGGCTCAATCTGGCCAACATCGTCACCACCGGGGCCTATGCCGCCAATCCGGTGATCGGGCCCGAGACGATCAACAGCTATGAGGTGGGGCTGAAAACGAGTTGGCTGCGCGGCCATCTGGTCGCCAACATCGACGGCTTCTGGACCGACGACAGCAATTTCCAGACCACCATCGTCGATGTGACGCGCAACAATCAGAGCTATTTCACCAATGTCGGCAAGGTGCGCTCGCGCGGGGTCGAGGCCGATCTGCGCGGGACGGTGGGCGACTGGCTCTCGCTCTATGCCTCGGGCACCTATGACGATGCCAAATATGTCTCCTACGCCAATTCGCCGTGCCCCATCGAGGTGACCGGCCAGACGCTGTGCAACATGAGCGGGCGCCAATTGCCCGGCGTGTCGAAATGGGCCGGCTCTGTCGGCGGCGAGGCGCATGCCCCGCTGGGCCGCAACTTCGGCCATGATACGGAAGGCTATCTGGGGGCGGATTATTCGTATCGTTCGTCCATTTACACCACGGCCAATGATTCGATCTATTCGCTGATCCCGGCTTACGGCCTGCTCAATCTGCGCTTCGGCATCCGGGCGGGGGATGGGCGCTATGATATCCAGTTCTGGGGGCGCAACATCACCAACAAGACCTATTTTCTCACGCTATCGGCCGATAATTTCGGTGCGCAGCGCGCCACTCTGGGTGATCCGCGCACCTATGGCGTAACCCTGCGCACCAAATTCTGA
- a CDS encoding TRIC cation channel family protein, translating into MTKQSTLIRGVVRSADLGATFVFAAEGALAGVAAGLDPVGLLVVAFLTGLGGGLLRDLLLASGRPAAVSDGHYSFVVIAAALAAWFLHTALRQGAMPLVVALDAAGLALAAVAGTQKALEHRVHAVPAIFLGTLSGVGGGAMRDLVLNEVPRVLRTDIYAVAALLGALVVVAGRAMKLDPRLVALAGGLACFTLRMVSVHYGWNLPTAGR; encoded by the coding sequence ATGACCAAGCAATCGACACTTATTCGCGGCGTCGTCCGCAGCGCCGATCTTGGCGCGACCTTTGTGTTCGCCGCTGAAGGCGCGCTGGCCGGTGTCGCGGCGGGGCTCGATCCGGTCGGCCTGCTGGTGGTGGCCTTCCTCACGGGCCTTGGCGGAGGCCTGCTGCGCGATCTGCTGCTTGCTTCGGGCCGACCGGCGGCGGTCAGCGACGGCCATTACAGCTTTGTGGTGATCGCGGCGGCGCTGGCGGCATGGTTCCTGCATACCGCCCTCAGGCAGGGCGCGATGCCGCTGGTGGTGGCGCTGGACGCCGCGGGTCTGGCGCTGGCGGCGGTGGCGGGCACGCAAAAGGCGCTGGAGCACCGCGTCCATGCCGTCCCCGCGATCTTCCTCGGCACGCTGAGCGGCGTGGGCGGCGGAGCGATGCGCGATCTGGTGCTCAATGAGGTGCCGCGCGTGCTGCGCACCGATATCTATGCCGTGGCGGCACTGCTGGGCGCGCTGGTGGTGGTGGCCGGGCGGGCGATGAAGCTCGATCCGCGTCTGGTGGCGCTGGCGGGCGGGCTGGCCTGTTTCACCCTGCGCATGGTTTCGGTGCATTACGGCTGGAACCTGCCGACAGCGGGGCGCTGA
- a CDS encoding methyl-accepting chemotaxis protein, protein MFWRRRKEEAWQEDPSPSFGASPEDEFPSAAKAEPATMRVIRSDASLGNLSPESFRFAGAPAMLVIAYVSPHVDFRQVVARLRLLSAPARLIAVTTAGELCDPGDSSGHAPSQLYCSADGDWNNLVVQIFGADLLSAVSVHSVPLANEDIRAGHPQKSIHQRLEEISAHLARVTPPFPIHHEDTLALTLIDGLSASENFFMEAVYQSQRFPCIFIGGSSATETGAKFRRQDGTWLFDGSDFVQHCALVAFVKMQEGARFGIFKTQNVAPVGKSLVVMEGTVETRQVTSVAQEGTVDIVPVIDAMCEMMQCRPHELKARMKHHDFAIIMNGELFVRSASNIDVERGVVTFYCEVNAGDVLHLVRTTDFLRQTRQDLTAFLQGKPDPVGVVLNDCVQRRTKNPERLRDLDGLWGDAPAAGFSTFGELLGINLNLTLTAAVFFRVAPGEAFHDPYIDHFPIYYAGFARYFVETRLNQQRLVNALRQKLIGGLIDFVTRASRLTLELDQAVSGTDEARRNVESMRVQAQAQIHEMAQNDRTGLLDAEFRKVSATTRRLREIVEVIDNINMQTNLLSLNAGIEAARAGEAGRAFAVVANEVRNLANVTSTTLDQSKGSLGEVEESMRRLGDHVAESESKLLGARDGLSVIAGSLDEMFGSFQSITALLGMVEQMAQQQRTMMNRIEQDTERLRHIER, encoded by the coding sequence ATGTTCTGGAGACGGCGCAAGGAGGAAGCATGGCAAGAGGATCCGTCGCCATCCTTCGGCGCATCGCCCGAGGACGAGTTCCCCTCCGCCGCCAAAGCCGAACCGGCCACCATGCGGGTGATCCGCAGCGACGCCTCGCTGGGCAATCTTTCGCCCGAAAGCTTCCGCTTTGCCGGGGCTCCGGCGATGCTGGTGATCGCCTATGTCTCGCCCCATGTCGATTTCCGACAGGTGGTCGCCCGGCTGCGGCTGCTGAGCGCACCGGCAAGGCTGATCGCGGTCACCACCGCGGGCGAGCTGTGTGATCCGGGCGACAGCAGCGGCCATGCGCCATCCCAGCTCTATTGCTCCGCCGATGGCGACTGGAACAATCTGGTCGTGCAGATCTTCGGCGCCGATCTGCTCAGCGCCGTCAGCGTCCACAGCGTGCCGCTGGCCAATGAGGACATTCGCGCGGGCCATCCCCAAAAATCGATCCACCAGCGACTGGAGGAAATCTCCGCCCATCTGGCGAGGGTGACCCCGCCCTTCCCCATTCATCACGAGGATACGCTGGCGCTCACGCTAATCGATGGCCTGTCAGCCTCGGAAAACTTCTTCATGGAAGCGGTGTATCAGAGTCAGCGCTTCCCCTGCATCTTCATCGGCGGCTCCTCGGCGACCGAGACCGGTGCGAAATTCCGGCGGCAGGACGGCACGTGGCTGTTCGACGGCAGCGATTTTGTGCAGCATTGCGCGCTGGTCGCCTTTGTGAAGATGCAGGAAGGCGCCCGCTTCGGCATCTTCAAGACCCAGAATGTCGCGCCGGTCGGCAAAAGCCTGGTGGTGATGGAAGGCACGGTGGAAACCAGGCAGGTCACCTCCGTGGCGCAGGAGGGCACGGTGGACATCGTGCCGGTGATCGATGCCATGTGCGAGATGATGCAATGCCGCCCTCACGAGCTGAAGGCGCGCATGAAACACCATGATTTCGCGATCATCATGAATGGCGAGCTGTTCGTCCGCTCGGCCTCGAACATCGATGTCGAGCGCGGGGTCGTCACCTTCTATTGCGAGGTCAATGCCGGCGACGTGCTGCATCTGGTGCGCACCACGGATTTCCTCCGCCAGACGCGGCAGGATCTGACCGCCTTCCTGCAGGGCAAACCCGATCCGGTGGGCGTGGTGCTCAACGATTGCGTGCAACGCCGCACCAAGAACCCGGAGCGGCTGCGCGACCTCGACGGGCTGTGGGGCGACGCGCCGGCGGCGGGCTTTTCCACCTTCGGCGAATTGCTGGGCATCAACCTCAATCTGACGCTGACGGCGGCGGTGTTCTTCCGTGTGGCGCCGGGCGAGGCCTTCCACGATCCCTATATCGACCACTTCCCGATCTATTACGCCGGTTTCGCGCGTTATTTCGTGGAGACGCGGCTCAACCAGCAGCGGCTGGTCAATGCGCTGCGCCAGAAGCTGATCGGCGGCCTCATCGATTTCGTCACCCGCGCCAGCCGCCTGACGCTGGAGCTGGATCAGGCCGTCAGCGGCACCGATGAGGCGCGCCGCAATGTCGAGAGCATGCGGGTGCAGGCGCAGGCGCAGATCCATGAGATGGCGCAGAACGACCGCACCGGCTTGCTCGATGCCGAGTTCCGCAAGGTTTCGGCCACCACGCGGCGCCTGCGCGAGATCGTCGAGGTGATCGACAACATCAACATGCAGACCAATCTTCTGTCCCTGAACGCGGGGATCGAGGCGGCGCGCGCGGGCGAAGCGGGCCGCGCCTTTGCCGTGGTGGCCAATGAGGTGCGCAATCTGGCCAATGTCACCAGCACCACGCTGGACCAGAGCAAGGGCTCATTGGGCGAGGTCGAGGAGTCGATGCGGCGGCTGGGCGACCATGTCGCGGAATCGGAGAGCAAGCTGCTGGGCGCGCGCGACGGGCTGAGCGTGATCGCCGGTTCGCTCGACGAGATGTTCGGATCGTTCCAGAGCATCACGGCCCTGCTGGGCATGGTGGAGCAGATGGCGCAGCAGCAAAGGACGATGATGAACCGCATCGAGCAGGACACCGAAAGGCTGCGGCATATCGAAAGGTAA
- a CDS encoding CYTH domain-containing protein, with product MPIEIERKFLVADDRWRHDAEPGQRFCQGYISRSDDSSVRVRLASDRAWLTVKGGDAGPARLEFEYAIPVEEAQDLLDRLCARPVLDKTRYRVPYRGLVWEVDVFAGHAQGLIMAEVELTEVGQRVDLPDWIGREVTGDRRYRNAAIVDHVPEGAL from the coding sequence ATGCCCATCGAGATCGAGCGGAAATTTCTGGTCGCGGATGACCGGTGGCGCCACGATGCGGAGCCGGGGCAGCGTTTCTGCCAGGGCTATATCTCGCGCAGTGACGACAGCAGCGTGCGCGTGCGACTGGCCAGCGACCGCGCGTGGCTGACGGTGAAGGGCGGCGATGCCGGCCCGGCGCGGCTCGAGTTCGAATATGCCATCCCTGTCGAGGAAGCACAGGATCTGCTCGACCGGCTCTGCGCCCGGCCGGTGCTGGACAAGACCCGTTACCGCGTGCCCTATCGCGGGCTGGTGTGGGAGGTCGATGTCTTTGCGGGCCATGCGCAAGGGCTGATCATGGCCGAGGTCGAGCTGACCGAGGTGGGCCAGCGCGTGGATCTGCCCGACTGGATCGGGCGCGAGGTGACCGGCGACCGGCGCTATCGCAACGCCGCCATCGTCGACCATGTGCCCGAGGGTGCGCTCTAG
- a CDS encoding YdcF family protein, with the protein MARTALIAAAVLALTASPGQAQTAAPTPISTIANRVLMQLEEALFPTLRTRPVQNALRPVIETRNARYDACGNAAPCRIESALWTPEELAQATSGASHGDALTRELAGLNGIIHVYGQGQPPASPAIDGPDPKATLSNQDTISAALERVDLLKQQAPAADRGLLLALTLLDGADRLDAIRFGPLARTENAAAFARARRMNWARYRYTALIVPGIGPEDLVTPLSASGKANVDLAAARYRAGLAPFIILSGASVHPRGTRRVEAIEMRQALIERYGIPADALVIDPYARHTTTNLRNASRLLIAMKAPVTRPALIVTHDYQSTYVVTEAFARRNQAQLGYQPMVLEKATVRNEIPARPDRQSLQVDPRDPLDP; encoded by the coding sequence ATGGCAAGAACCGCATTGATCGCCGCCGCCGTTCTGGCCCTGACAGCATCACCGGGGCAGGCACAGACCGCCGCGCCCACCCCTATATCCACTATCGCCAACCGGGTGCTCATGCAGCTTGAGGAAGCGCTGTTCCCCACGCTCCGCACCCGGCCGGTGCAAAACGCCCTGCGCCCGGTGATCGAGACGCGCAACGCCCGCTATGACGCCTGCGGCAATGCTGCCCCCTGCCGGATCGAGAGCGCGCTCTGGACGCCCGAGGAGCTGGCACAGGCCACATCGGGGGCCAGTCATGGCGATGCCCTGACGCGCGAGCTGGCCGGGCTCAACGGCATCATCCATGTCTATGGGCAGGGTCAGCCGCCCGCCTCTCCCGCCATCGACGGGCCCGATCCCAAGGCCACATTGAGCAATCAGGACACCATCAGCGCCGCACTGGAACGGGTCGATCTGCTCAAACAGCAGGCGCCCGCCGCCGATCGCGGCCTGTTGCTGGCCCTCACCCTGCTCGATGGCGCCGACCGGCTCGATGCCATCCGCTTCGGCCCCTTGGCGCGCACCGAGAATGCCGCCGCCTTTGCCCGCGCCCGCCGCATGAACTGGGCGCGCTATCGCTACACCGCGCTGATCGTGCCGGGCATCGGGCCGGAGGATCTGGTCACCCCGCTCAGCGCCAGCGGCAAGGCCAATGTCGATCTGGCGGCGGCGCGCTATCGCGCGGGGCTGGCGCCCTTCATCATCCTGAGCGGAGCCTCGGTCCATCCGCGCGGCACGCGCCGCGTCGAGGCCATCGAAATGCGGCAGGCGCTGATCGAGCGCTATGGCATTCCTGCCGACGCTCTGGTGATCGATCCCTATGCGCGGCACACCACCACCAATCTGCGCAATGCTTCGCGCCTGCTGATCGCGATGAAGGCGCCGGTGACGCGGCCCGCGCTGATCGTGACGCATGACTATCAGTCGACCTATGTCGTCACCGAAGCCTTTGCCAGGCGCAATCAGGCCCAGCTCGGCTATCAGCCCATGGTGCTGGAGAAGGCGACGGTCCGCAACGAAATCCCCGCCCGGCCCGACCGCCAGTCGCTGCAGGTCGATCCGCGCGACCCACTGGACCCTTAA
- a CDS encoding LysR family transcriptional regulator yields MSNPGTPTFDQLRIFLAVVDTGSFAAAGRQLGRAVSVISYGVVNLETQLGVMLFEREGSRKPVLTTAGRALLAEARAIHQGMDGLRAKVKGLLDGLEAEVDLAVDVMLPAERLGRVLREFRQTYPTVQLRLHTEALGAVPSMVLDRIAVVGISGPLAAGVKGIEALSAGSVPMVPVAAPDHPLGCMERITPGAGRDYVQLVLTDRSRFTEGQDFSVMSPRTWRLADLGAKHALLREGIGWGNMPQHMIEGDLAAGTLVKLHMPDHPGGTYRFAGVWRRDTPPGPAASWLLDQFVQLGAHDRELEGLGDI; encoded by the coding sequence ATGAGCAATCCCGGCACCCCCACCTTCGATCAGTTGCGCATCTTTCTGGCTGTGGTCGATACGGGCAGCTTTGCCGCCGCCGGGCGTCAACTGGGCCGGGCGGTCTCGGTGATCAGCTATGGCGTGGTCAATCTGGAAACCCAGCTCGGCGTGATGCTCTTCGAGCGCGAGGGATCGCGCAAGCCGGTGCTGACCACGGCAGGCCGCGCCCTGCTGGCCGAGGCCCGCGCCATCCATCAGGGCATGGACGGGCTGCGCGCCAAGGTGAAGGGCCTGCTCGATGGGCTGGAGGCCGAGGTCGATCTGGCCGTGGACGTGATGCTGCCCGCCGAAAGGCTGGGACGCGTGCTGCGCGAGTTCCGCCAGACCTATCCCACCGTGCAGTTGCGCCTGCATACCGAGGCGCTGGGGGCGGTGCCCTCGATGGTGCTGGACCGCATCGCGGTGGTGGGGATTTCCGGGCCTCTGGCGGCAGGGGTCAAGGGCATCGAGGCCTTGAGCGCCGGATCGGTGCCGATGGTGCCGGTGGCCGCGCCCGATCATCCGCTCGGCTGCATGGAGCGGATCACTCCGGGGGCGGGGCGTGACTATGTGCAGCTTGTGCTGACTGACCGTTCACGCTTTACCGAAGGGCAGGATTTCTCGGTGATGAGCCCGCGCACCTGGCGTCTGGCCGATCTGGGCGCCAAGCATGCCCTGCTGCGCGAGGGGATCGGCTGGGGCAATATGCCGCAGCATATGATCGAGGGCGATCTGGCGGCGGGCACTCTGGTCAAGCTGCATATGCCCGATCATCCGGGCGGCACCTATCGCTTCGCGGGTGTGTGGCGGCGCGATACGCCGCCGGGCCCCGCTGCCTCATGGCTGCTTGACCAGTTCGTGCAACTGGGCGCGCATGATCGCGAGCTGGAGGGGCTGGGGGATATCTAG
- a CDS encoding ADP-ribosylglycohydrolase family protein: MIDLQTQDRALGALLGLATGDALGTTLEFSTRDSLPPLTDIVGGGPFQLEAGVWTDDTSMALALAESLAQRGSLDPGDLMRRFVNWWRWGVYSATGECFDIGTATRQALARFEADGNPIAGSTDPFSAGNGSLMRLAPVAIWGVKHGEQAMRDAARLQSATTHGAEACLDACEGYALILHAAILGADFETAVKAVEGIGGDPIAAILAGGWRGKDRVAIRSSGYVAHSLEAALWCVDQTGSYRDAVLLAANLGDDADTTAAITGQLAGALYGMSGIPAEWLATLAWRDRIAEMAQALLTP; the protein is encoded by the coding sequence ATGATCGATCTGCAAACACAGGACCGTGCGCTGGGCGCCTTGCTCGGCCTTGCCACCGGCGATGCTCTGGGCACCACGCTGGAGTTTTCCACCCGCGACAGCCTGCCGCCGCTCACCGATATCGTCGGCGGCGGCCCGTTCCAGCTTGAGGCCGGGGTCTGGACGGATGACACCTCCATGGCGCTGGCTCTGGCCGAAAGTCTGGCGCAGCGCGGCTCGCTCGATCCGGGCGACCTGATGCGGCGCTTCGTCAACTGGTGGCGTTGGGGCGTCTACAGCGCCACGGGTGAATGCTTCGATATCGGCACGGCCACGCGGCAGGCCCTCGCCCGCTTCGAGGCGGATGGGAACCCCATCGCCGGTTCGACCGATCCCTTCAGCGCGGGCAATGGCTCGCTGATGCGCCTCGCGCCCGTCGCCATCTGGGGCGTGAAGCATGGCGAACAGGCGATGCGTGACGCCGCCCGCCTGCAAAGCGCAACCACCCATGGCGCAGAGGCCTGTCTGGATGCCTGCGAAGGCTATGCGCTGATCCTGCATGCCGCCATTCTTGGCGCTGATTTCGAAACAGCGGTCAAGGCAGTCGAGGGCATCGGCGGCGATCCTATCGCCGCCATTCTCGCCGGAGGATGGCGCGGCAAGGATCGGGTCGCGATCCGGTCCTCAGGCTATGTCGCGCATAGTCTGGAGGCGGCCCTGTGGTGCGTCGACCAGACCGGAAGCTACCGCGATGCCGTGCTGCTGGCCGCCAATCTGGGCGACGATGCCGACACCACGGCCGCCATCACCGGCCAACTGGCCGGAGCGCTTTACGGCATGAGCGGCATTCCGGCAGAATGGCTGGCCACACTGGCCTGGCGGGACCGCATCGCCGAGATGGCGCAAGCTTTGCTCACCCCGTAA